Proteins encoded together in one Catellatospora citrea window:
- a CDS encoding DUF952 domain-containing protein, with amino-acid sequence MLIYKILLPSEWAAFEDAGRFDGSPFDHESGFIHLSSREQVAATALRVFGGEPELVVVAVDTEVVAESLRWEESRDRGVFPHVYGPLPRSAVVAVHRVAGAAAVDDALPR; translated from the coding sequence GTGCTGATCTACAAGATCCTGCTGCCGTCGGAGTGGGCCGCGTTCGAGGACGCCGGGCGGTTCGACGGCTCGCCGTTCGACCACGAGTCCGGGTTCATCCACCTGTCGTCCCGCGAGCAGGTCGCCGCCACCGCGCTGCGGGTGTTCGGCGGCGAGCCGGAACTGGTCGTCGTCGCCGTCGACACCGAGGTGGTCGCCGAGTCGCTGCGCTGGGAGGAGTCGCGCGACCGGGGCGTGTTCCCGCACGTGTACGGGCCGCTGCCGCGCAGCGCCGTGGTCGCGGTGCACCGCGTCGCCGGGGCGGCCGCGGTGGACGACGCCCTGCCGCGCTAG
- a CDS encoding MmcQ/YjbR family DNA-binding protein produces MADADDVRRLALGLPEVTEIDSEGFDFRVANKGFVWSYPERLPGKPRVIRTDVAVLYVGDEAEKQALLLGEPDLFFTTPGYDGFPLVMLRLPRVDVARLTELVTDAWRMRAPEELARLLDEADSGTGRNP; encoded by the coding sequence GTGGCTGACGCGGACGACGTACGCCGTCTGGCGCTCGGCCTGCCCGAGGTGACCGAGATCGACAGCGAGGGCTTCGACTTCCGGGTCGCCAACAAGGGTTTCGTCTGGTCCTACCCCGAGCGCCTGCCCGGAAAGCCGAGGGTCATCCGCACCGACGTGGCCGTGCTGTACGTCGGCGACGAGGCGGAGAAGCAGGCCCTGCTGCTCGGTGAGCCCGACCTGTTCTTCACCACGCCCGGCTACGACGGGTTCCCGCTGGTGATGCTGCGACTGCCCCGGGTGGACGTCGCCCGGCTCACCGAACTCGTGACGGACGCCTGGCGCATGCGTGCCCCGGAGGAGCTGGCCCGGCTGCTCGACGAGGCCGACTCCGGGACCGGCCGGAACCCGTAG
- a CDS encoding MFS transporter: protein MDEAARLPRGGMLAFAGGSLGMGTWVTVPGLLLLYFLTDVLAVAPLIAGFVLLLPKIADVLLHPWVGHLSDADLARRGHRHHLMMLGCGLPLAFAALFLVPGGLIGNSAAAWVAVAFIAGNLLFAAYQVPYLSTPADLSIGYHERTRLMGFRMVVLTVGILLSGVLAPMLAGKEDPTRSGYALMGLVLGASMLVTMVIGIGGVRRLTAHAPSPATAAHGKAGLRTLLVALRDPQFRWLVGSYLAMSTTSHLVLAAVPYFAEYELGRPGLTTVLVAAFVAPALIATPVWVVVARRIGKQPGLLIAQGAFVAGSIVLAFGSAAGLPVLIAAVAVLGIAFAAMQLLPFSMMPDVIRASGADGTTRAGTYTGVWTAAEATGGALGPYVYAACLAIGGFAASSAGTEVVQSEAAHTMIRLGFGVVPAVLMVVAMLLQRRYTLDRTLR from the coding sequence ATGGACGAGGCGGCGCGGCTTCCCCGCGGCGGCATGCTGGCCTTCGCCGGCGGGTCACTGGGCATGGGCACCTGGGTCACCGTACCGGGCCTGCTGCTGCTCTACTTCCTCACCGACGTGCTGGCCGTCGCGCCCCTGATCGCCGGGTTCGTGCTGCTGCTGCCCAAGATCGCCGATGTGCTGCTGCACCCGTGGGTCGGCCACCTGTCCGACGCCGACCTCGCCCGCCGCGGTCACCGCCACCACCTGATGATGCTCGGCTGCGGTCTGCCGCTGGCGTTCGCCGCCCTGTTCCTGGTGCCCGGCGGCCTGATCGGCAACTCCGCCGCCGCCTGGGTCGCCGTCGCGTTCATCGCGGGCAATCTGCTGTTCGCGGCGTACCAGGTGCCCTACCTGTCCACGCCCGCCGACCTGTCCATCGGCTACCACGAGCGCACCCGCCTGATGGGCTTCCGGATGGTCGTGCTGACCGTCGGCATCCTGCTCAGCGGGGTGCTCGCGCCGATGCTCGCGGGCAAGGAGGACCCGACCCGGTCCGGATACGCCCTCATGGGTCTGGTGCTCGGCGCGTCGATGCTGGTCACCATGGTGATCGGGATCGGCGGTGTGCGGCGGCTGACCGCGCACGCGCCGAGCCCGGCGACCGCCGCACACGGCAAGGCGGGCCTGCGTACCCTGCTGGTCGCCCTGCGCGACCCGCAGTTCCGCTGGCTGGTCGGCTCCTACCTGGCCATGTCCACCACCAGCCACCTGGTGCTGGCCGCCGTGCCCTACTTCGCCGAGTACGAACTCGGCCGCCCCGGCCTGACCACCGTGCTGGTCGCCGCGTTCGTCGCACCCGCACTGATCGCCACCCCGGTCTGGGTCGTCGTCGCCCGCCGTATCGGCAAGCAGCCCGGCCTGCTCATCGCCCAGGGCGCGTTCGTCGCAGGCTCGATCGTGCTCGCCTTCGGCAGCGCCGCGGGCCTGCCCGTGCTGATCGCCGCCGTCGCGGTGCTGGGCATCGCGTTCGCCGCGATGCAGCTGCTGCCGTTCTCGATGATGCCGGACGTGATCCGGGCGAGCGGCGCCGACGGCACCACCCGCGCGGGCACCTACACCGGTGTGTGGACCGCGGCCGAGGCCACCGGCGGCGCGCTCGGCCCCTACGTGTACGCGGCCTGCCTGGCCATCGGCGGCTTCGCCGCCAGCAGCGCGGGCACCGAGGTCGTGCAGTCCGAGGCCGCGCACACGATGATCCGGCTCGGCTTCGGCGTCGTCCCGGCGGTGCTGATGGTCGTCGCGATGCTGCTGCAGCGCCGCTACACCCTGGACCGCACGCTGCGCTGA
- a CDS encoding TetR/AcrR family transcriptional regulator has protein sequence MTTPRRGPGRPRRDDQRATPEVIIEAAAGLFARRGFDAVGMREVAAACGVDVATVHHHVGTKAALYECCFARVFAAESEALTSAVATAREGLSAGPGPAMAGLHELVDVFIDFLEDRPEVTGLWLRRWLEPDRHAELDARYSEPLYHAVEQVLAEADAAGVLNEPQPHLAVRSLVWSVHAHVVGLLSGANGARQRREFRAFAHRWLDRMYPPPP, from the coding sequence ATGACTACACCCCGACGGGGACCGGGCCGCCCCCGGCGCGACGACCAGCGCGCCACGCCCGAGGTGATCATCGAGGCGGCGGCCGGGCTGTTCGCGCGGCGCGGCTTCGACGCGGTCGGCATGCGCGAGGTCGCGGCCGCGTGCGGCGTGGACGTCGCCACCGTGCACCACCACGTCGGCACCAAGGCCGCGCTGTACGAATGCTGCTTCGCGCGCGTGTTCGCGGCCGAGAGCGAGGCGCTGACCAGCGCCGTGGCCACCGCCCGGGAAGGCCTGTCCGCGGGGCCCGGCCCGGCCATGGCCGGGCTGCACGAGCTGGTCGACGTGTTCATCGACTTCCTGGAGGACCGCCCCGAGGTCACCGGCCTGTGGCTGCGCCGCTGGCTGGAGCCCGACCGGCACGCCGAACTGGACGCCCGCTACAGCGAGCCGCTCTACCACGCCGTCGAGCAGGTGCTGGCCGAGGCCGACGCGGCCGGCGTGCTCAACGAACCGCAGCCGCACCTGGCCGTACGCAGCCTGGTCTGGTCCGTGCACGCCCACGTCGTCGGCCTGCTCTCCGGCGCCAACGGAGCCCGCCAGCGCCGCGAGTTCCGCGCCTTCGCCCACCGCTGGCTCGACCGCATGTACCCACCCCCGCCCTGA
- a CDS encoding flavin-containing monooxygenase, which translates to MTPRVAVIGAGPAGLATLKALADRGVPAVAFDAAAQVGGLWVYGAPHSSAYRTLHLNTSRTRTEFADLPMPADWPDYPDHGRIAGYLHDYATRFGLLDAVRLRHTVTEVVRDGPGWRVTALGPDGTTTVHVEAVVVANGHNSRPKLPSPAYPGEIGVEQLHSHDYRGPEQLAGRRVLVVGGGNSAMDIAVDASHVAPRTLLSLRRGVWIVPKHLLGKPSDTLNGALAKRLPWRLRQRISQTMLRFAVGRPATYGLPAPEHGFLQDHPTLSDSLLSRITHGEITVRPAIARFDGDRVHFADGAADEIDLVVWCTGYDIDLPFLDPTLLGDGADRLPLYRHVFHQQAPGLMFVGLMQSTGSALPVVEAQARLAAAHLAGQYALPDAAGQAADIAAEHRAARDRWGERRPAMRIDFDAYLALAAKELTDGAARARRGQGVTWNSKEQTR; encoded by the coding sequence ATGACGCCACGTGTCGCCGTGATCGGCGCCGGGCCGGCCGGGCTGGCCACGCTCAAGGCGCTGGCCGACCGGGGCGTGCCCGCCGTCGCCTTCGACGCGGCGGCGCAGGTCGGCGGCCTGTGGGTGTACGGCGCACCGCACTCCTCGGCATACCGCACCCTGCACCTGAACACCTCGCGCACCCGCACCGAGTTCGCCGACCTGCCCATGCCCGCGGACTGGCCCGACTACCCCGACCACGGCCGCATCGCCGGCTACCTGCACGACTACGCGACGCGGTTCGGACTGCTCGACGCGGTCCGGCTGCGGCACACGGTCACCGAGGTGGTCCGCGACGGCCCAGGCTGGCGCGTCACCGCGCTCGGCCCCGACGGCACCACCACCGTGCACGTCGAAGCGGTCGTCGTCGCCAATGGGCACAACAGCCGCCCGAAGCTGCCCTCCCCCGCCTACCCCGGCGAGATCGGCGTCGAGCAGCTGCACAGCCACGACTACCGCGGCCCCGAGCAGCTCGCCGGGCGGCGGGTGCTGGTCGTCGGCGGCGGCAACTCGGCCATGGACATCGCCGTCGACGCCTCCCACGTCGCGCCGCGCACCCTGCTGTCGCTGCGCCGCGGCGTCTGGATCGTGCCCAAGCACCTGCTCGGCAAGCCGTCGGACACCCTCAACGGCGCGCTGGCCAAGCGCCTGCCCTGGCGGCTGCGCCAGCGCATCAGCCAGACCATGCTGCGCTTCGCCGTCGGCCGGCCCGCCACCTACGGCCTGCCCGCCCCGGAGCACGGCTTCCTGCAGGACCACCCGACGCTGTCCGACTCGCTGCTGTCGCGCATCACCCACGGCGAGATCACCGTCCGGCCCGCGATCGCGCGCTTCGACGGCGACCGGGTCCACTTCGCCGACGGCGCGGCCGACGAGATCGACCTGGTCGTCTGGTGCACCGGATACGACATCGACCTGCCGTTCCTCGACCCGACCCTGCTCGGCGACGGCGCGGACCGGCTGCCGCTCTACCGGCACGTGTTCCACCAGCAGGCCCCCGGGCTGATGTTCGTCGGCCTGATGCAGTCCACCGGCTCCGCACTGCCCGTGGTCGAGGCACAGGCCCGGCTCGCCGCCGCCCACCTGGCCGGGCAGTACGCCCTGCCCGACGCCGCCGGGCAGGCCGCCGACATCGCCGCCGAGCACCGCGCCGCCCGCGACCGCTGGGGCGAGCGCCGCCCCGCCATGCGCATCGACTTCGACGCCTACCTCGCGCTCGCCGCGAAGGAGCTGACCGACGGCGCGGCCCGCGCCCGCCGCGGCCAGGGCGTCACCTGGAACAGCAAGGAGCAGACCCGATGA
- a CDS encoding SDR family NAD(P)-dependent oxidoreductase, whose amino-acid sequence MSTLNGRRVIVTGANGTFGRLLVARLELAGARVVGLDLRADTVGTSPVIACDLTDGAAVPGAVAQAVETLGGLDLLINNAGVGGPAPAELPPGDAARRQLDVNLMAAWHTTAAAVPALERSRGRVVFVSSRMALLPLPLAAAYGVSKRALVAYADALRLEVGTHIGVSVVYPSMVASPIHDASAQAGLSLQGVSRYEPVEGVVAAILRAATARKAPRDVATTGRGRFELLLARHLPSVTGAIVRRTIAKRLAAGDLDQAPLAAGMRRRAGR is encoded by the coding sequence ATGAGCACCCTCAACGGCCGGCGCGTCATCGTCACCGGCGCGAACGGCACCTTCGGCCGGCTGCTGGTCGCGCGGCTGGAGCTGGCCGGGGCCCGGGTCGTCGGCCTCGACCTGCGCGCCGACACGGTCGGCACGTCGCCCGTCATCGCCTGCGACCTGACCGACGGCGCCGCGGTGCCGGGCGCGGTCGCGCAGGCGGTCGAGACGCTCGGCGGCCTCGACCTGCTGATCAACAATGCGGGTGTCGGCGGCCCCGCCCCGGCGGAGCTGCCACCCGGCGACGCCGCCCGGCGGCAGCTCGACGTCAACCTGATGGCCGCTTGGCACACCACCGCCGCGGCCGTGCCCGCCCTGGAGCGCAGCCGGGGCCGGGTCGTGTTCGTGTCCAGCCGCATGGCACTGCTACCGCTGCCATTGGCCGCCGCGTACGGCGTCAGCAAGCGCGCCCTGGTCGCCTACGCCGACGCGCTGCGGCTGGAGGTCGGCACCCACATCGGCGTCAGCGTCGTCTACCCGAGCATGGTCGCGTCCCCCATCCACGACGCCTCCGCGCAGGCCGGCCTGTCCCTGCAGGGGGTGTCCCGGTACGAGCCGGTGGAGGGGGTCGTCGCCGCGATCCTGCGGGCCGCGACGGCCCGCAAGGCCCCGCGCGACGTGGCCACCACCGGACGCGGCCGCTTCGAACTGCTGCTGGCCCGGCACCTGCCGTCGGTGACCGGCGCGATCGTGCGCCGCACCATCGCCAAGCGCCTCGCGGCGGGCGACCTGGACCAGGCCCCGCTGGCCGCGGGCATGCGCCGCCGCGCCGGCCGCTGA
- a CDS encoding glycosyl hydrolase family 18 protein, translated as MRKIRSLAAILAIAVTALALPGVAAAAPAGLTATFSSANNGSWFMDKFVVANPTSAAITGWTLEFDLPAGVTMSNFYNGTASQSGSHVTVVNAHYNGTVAAGASTEPYSPWFIAYGSGAAPLNCRINGNKCDGSADRAPGTPTGVTVTGRTTRTVSLAWTAAAVTDFPIAGYDVLSGSTVVATSTTTGATVTGLTPNTGYTFTVRARDTRGNLSAVSAPVSATTLNPANDTTPPTVPGNLRSTAKTATSVTLAWNAATDANGIAGYDVYTGTTLRASVTGTTAVVGGLSPMTAYTFTVKARDTYDNASAASNAVTVTTDDVVGTGSYAKVGYFVQWGIYGRQYFVRNLDTSGSAAKLTHLNYAFANIDPVNLTCLQGVTRGTTTNPQDPDQGTGAGDADADYGRPMAASQSVDGVADTGWEPLRGNFNQLRKLKAKHPHLKVLISIGGWTYSKYFSDVAATPASREKFVRSCIDIYIKGNLPVYNGAGGPGSAANIFDGIDLDWEWPGAEGHPGNHVSPADKANNTALTAEFRRQLDALTATTGKRYLITAFTPADPAKIAAGWDIGPNGVFNYMDFANVQGYDFHGSGSDNSWEPNRTGHQANLYRDTQDPYAFEFSVNKAIQTYLDAGVSPRRLTIGVAFYGRGWQGVAAGGVNGEWQTATGAAPGQFAEEAGTRGYANLLASVPGCTVYHDVQSVSSYCYTGAGGQWWSFDDPWSIGQKTAWIKQKGLLGGMIWEMSGDTGSGTLMSAVHSGL; from the coding sequence ATGCGCAAGATCCGCTCCCTTGCCGCGATCCTCGCCATAGCCGTCACCGCCCTGGCGCTGCCCGGCGTCGCGGCGGCCGCGCCGGCCGGGCTCACCGCCACCTTCTCCAGCGCGAACAACGGTTCCTGGTTCATGGACAAGTTCGTCGTCGCGAACCCCACCTCCGCCGCGATCACCGGCTGGACCCTGGAGTTCGACCTGCCGGCGGGCGTGACCATGAGCAACTTCTACAACGGCACGGCCAGCCAGTCCGGCAGCCACGTCACCGTCGTCAACGCCCACTACAACGGCACGGTCGCGGCCGGCGCCAGCACCGAGCCCTACAGCCCCTGGTTCATCGCGTACGGCTCCGGCGCGGCCCCGCTGAACTGCCGCATCAACGGCAACAAGTGCGACGGCAGCGCCGACCGCGCCCCGGGCACGCCCACCGGCGTGACCGTCACCGGCCGCACCACCCGCACCGTCTCGCTGGCCTGGACCGCCGCCGCGGTCACGGACTTCCCGATCGCGGGATACGACGTGCTGTCCGGCAGCACGGTCGTGGCCACGAGCACCACCACCGGCGCGACGGTCACCGGCCTGACCCCGAACACCGGTTACACGTTCACCGTGCGGGCCCGCGACACCCGCGGCAACCTGTCCGCGGTCAGCGCGCCGGTCAGCGCCACCACGCTGAACCCGGCCAACGACACCACCCCGCCGACCGTGCCCGGCAACCTGCGCTCGACCGCGAAGACCGCCACCTCGGTCACCCTCGCCTGGAACGCCGCGACCGACGCCAACGGGATCGCCGGCTACGACGTCTACACCGGCACGACCCTGCGGGCCAGCGTCACCGGCACGACGGCGGTGGTCGGCGGGCTGTCGCCGATGACCGCGTACACGTTCACGGTCAAGGCCCGCGACACCTACGACAACGCCTCCGCCGCCTCCAACGCCGTCACCGTCACCACCGACGACGTCGTCGGCACGGGCAGCTACGCGAAGGTCGGCTACTTCGTGCAGTGGGGCATCTACGGCCGGCAGTACTTCGTCCGCAACCTCGACACCAGCGGCTCGGCGGCCAAGCTGACCCACCTCAACTACGCCTTCGCCAACATCGACCCGGTCAACCTGACCTGCCTGCAGGGCGTCACCCGGGGCACCACCACCAACCCGCAGGACCCGGACCAGGGCACCGGCGCCGGTGACGCCGACGCCGACTACGGCCGCCCGATGGCCGCGTCGCAGTCCGTCGACGGCGTCGCCGACACCGGCTGGGAGCCGCTGCGCGGCAACTTCAACCAGCTGCGCAAGCTCAAGGCCAAGCACCCGCACCTCAAGGTGCTCATCTCGATCGGCGGGTGGACCTACTCCAAGTACTTCTCCGACGTCGCGGCCACGCCCGCGTCCCGGGAGAAGTTCGTCCGGTCCTGCATCGACATCTACATCAAGGGCAACCTGCCGGTGTACAACGGCGCGGGCGGCCCGGGCAGCGCGGCGAACATCTTCGACGGCATCGACCTCGACTGGGAGTGGCCGGGCGCGGAGGGCCACCCGGGCAACCACGTCAGCCCGGCGGACAAGGCCAACAACACGGCGCTGACCGCCGAGTTCCGCCGCCAGCTCGACGCGCTGACCGCGACCACCGGCAAGCGATACCTGATCACCGCGTTCACCCCGGCGGACCCGGCGAAGATCGCGGCGGGCTGGGACATCGGGCCGAACGGCGTGTTCAACTACATGGACTTCGCCAACGTGCAGGGCTACGACTTCCACGGCTCCGGCTCGGACAACTCATGGGAGCCGAACCGCACCGGCCACCAGGCCAACCTGTACCGCGACACGCAGGACCCGTACGCGTTCGAGTTCAGCGTGAACAAGGCGATCCAGACCTATCTGGACGCCGGGGTCAGCCCGCGGCGGCTCACCATCGGGGTGGCCTTCTACGGGCGCGGCTGGCAGGGCGTCGCCGCGGGCGGCGTCAACGGCGAGTGGCAGACCGCGACCGGGGCCGCCCCGGGCCAGTTCGCCGAGGAGGCGGGCACCCGCGGGTACGCCAACCTGCTGGCGAGCGTGCCGGGCTGCACGGTGTACCACGACGTGCAGTCGGTCTCCAGCTACTGCTACACCGGTGCGGGCGGGCAGTGGTGGAGCTTCGACGACCCCTGGTCGATCGGCCAGAAGACCGCCTGGATCAAGCAGAAGGGACTGCTCGGCGGCATGATCTGGGAGATGTCGGGTGACACGGGGTCCGGCACCCTGATGTCCGCGGTGCACTCAGGTTTGTGA
- a CDS encoding S24 family peptidase has product MGVLDSVATRVVAGATVRFRPTGNSMVPLIRSRDLVTVAPVDPAAVQVGDIVLARVAGSVYLHLVSAVDTPGGRVQISNNRGRVNGWTGHARVFGICTEVDGTVRPRLDGKLR; this is encoded by the coding sequence ATGGGAGTGCTCGACAGCGTCGCGACGCGGGTGGTCGCCGGGGCGACGGTGCGGTTCCGGCCCACCGGCAACTCGATGGTGCCGCTGATCCGCAGCCGGGATCTGGTGACCGTCGCGCCGGTGGACCCGGCGGCGGTCCAGGTCGGCGACATCGTGCTGGCCCGCGTGGCGGGCTCGGTCTACCTGCACCTGGTGTCGGCGGTGGACACCCCGGGCGGTCGGGTGCAGATCAGCAACAACCGGGGCCGCGTCAACGGCTGGACCGGCCACGCCCGCGTGTTCGGCATCTGCACCGAGGTGGACGGAACAGTGCGGCCGCGGCTCGACGGCAAACTCAGGTAG
- a CDS encoding extracellular catalytic domain type 2 short-chain-length polyhydroxyalkanoate depolymerase — translation MSPRARAAVAVAAALLVVLGSAAPAAAATPYTVPPVAGTLKTYNISSVYVAGVSSGGYMATQLHVAYSGRIKGAAVFAAGPYYCAQYNASRALYACGDNLWSTQLSSLESYTSLWSGYGWIDPPSQLSGDPVYVFHGNNDTTVKKSVTDDLVSYYQHFGASVSYNSGSSAGHAWVTPYGTGGCTATASPYLNDCGTDPQNAMFAKLYGSVGARNTGPLTGSLIRFDQNTFAVNGFANGLSMGGSGFAYVPSSCAAGQSCRLLVALHGCAQGYDAVGTAFVDRANLNQYADTNQTVVLYPQATASAVNPYGCWDWWGYLGYTNYPIKGGLQLETIMNMIRRLDG, via the coding sequence ATGTCACCACGTGCCCGCGCTGCCGTCGCGGTCGCCGCCGCGCTGCTGGTCGTTCTCGGATCCGCCGCACCTGCCGCCGCCGCGACGCCGTACACGGTGCCGCCCGTCGCCGGCACCCTGAAGACCTACAACATCTCCAGCGTGTACGTCGCCGGCGTCTCCTCCGGCGGATACATGGCGACCCAGCTGCATGTGGCCTACTCGGGCCGGATCAAGGGCGCGGCCGTGTTCGCCGCCGGGCCCTACTACTGCGCGCAGTACAACGCGAGCCGGGCGCTCTACGCGTGCGGCGACAACCTCTGGTCGACGCAGCTGAGCAGCCTGGAGTCGTACACCTCGCTGTGGTCGGGCTACGGCTGGATCGACCCGCCGTCGCAGCTGTCCGGCGACCCGGTGTACGTCTTCCACGGCAACAACGACACCACCGTCAAGAAGTCCGTCACCGACGACCTGGTGAGCTACTACCAGCACTTCGGCGCGAGCGTGTCCTACAACTCGGGCAGTTCCGCCGGGCACGCCTGGGTCACGCCGTACGGCACGGGCGGCTGCACCGCCACCGCGTCGCCGTATCTCAACGACTGCGGCACCGACCCGCAGAACGCCATGTTCGCCAAGCTCTACGGCTCGGTCGGTGCCCGCAACACCGGCCCGCTCACGGGCTCCCTGATCCGCTTCGACCAGAACACGTTCGCGGTCAACGGCTTCGCGAACGGGCTGAGCATGGGCGGCAGCGGCTTCGCGTACGTGCCGAGCAGTTGCGCGGCGGGCCAGAGCTGCCGTCTGCTGGTCGCCCTGCACGGCTGCGCCCAGGGCTACGACGCGGTCGGCACCGCCTTCGTCGACCGCGCCAACCTCAACCAGTACGCCGACACCAACCAGACCGTCGTGCTGTATCCCCAGGCCACCGCCTCCGCCGTGAACCCCTACGGCTGCTGGGACTGGTGGGGCTACCTCGGCTACACCAACTACCCCATCAAGGGCGGCCTCCAACTGGAAACCATCATGAACATGATCCGCCGCCTCGACGGCTGA
- a CDS encoding pentapeptide repeat-containing protein, whose protein sequence is MLNDEALVERWLVSGGPELQSEVIRRLRAGERLDGLALDRIDGRWDLRGLGAPEPRTAEPDSATRQAGGMTFTFEFSDVAATLEFQRARLVDLDLRGAHLPRLRLFGCVIDNSLFDGAHCVGLRMWATDVSDTSFLAADLARSSVGGWYAGRGNRLRDVDFRHADLSRLGCGVASFTDVDFAHAQLECTNFWQASLVRCRFAGVLREVVFDGRVLEPERDLAPNPMQDVDMRGVTAFDDVDFRGVNFDRVDLPDHPALVVVRGVARVEAGLQRLADRDDHAAQEARGRLQHLRKFMGVAGGADQALIDMRTLIDPEAALLLRVLLT, encoded by the coding sequence ATGCTCAACGATGAGGCGCTCGTCGAGCGCTGGCTCGTGTCCGGCGGGCCGGAGTTGCAGTCCGAGGTCATCCGCCGGCTGCGGGCAGGGGAGCGCCTCGACGGCCTGGCCCTGGACCGCATCGACGGCCGCTGGGACCTGCGCGGGCTGGGCGCACCCGAGCCCCGCACCGCCGAACCGGACAGCGCGACCCGGCAGGCCGGCGGGATGACCTTCACCTTCGAGTTCTCCGACGTCGCGGCGACGCTGGAGTTCCAGCGCGCCCGCCTGGTCGACCTCGACCTGCGCGGCGCGCACCTGCCGCGGCTGCGGCTGTTCGGCTGCGTCATCGACAACAGCCTGTTCGACGGCGCGCACTGCGTCGGCCTGCGGATGTGGGCCACCGACGTCAGCGACACCTCGTTCCTCGCCGCGGACCTCGCCCGCTCCTCGGTCGGCGGCTGGTATGCCGGGCGCGGCAACCGGCTGCGCGACGTCGACTTCCGGCACGCCGACCTTTCCCGGCTGGGCTGCGGCGTCGCCTCGTTCACCGACGTGGACTTCGCCCATGCCCAGCTCGAATGCACCAACTTCTGGCAGGCCAGCCTGGTCCGCTGCCGCTTCGCCGGGGTGCTGCGCGAGGTCGTGTTCGACGGCCGGGTGCTCGAGCCCGAGCGCGACCTGGCCCCCAACCCGATGCAGGACGTCGACATGCGCGGCGTGACCGCGTTCGACGACGTCGACTTCCGCGGCGTGAACTTCGACCGCGTCGACCTGCCCGACCACCCGGCCCTGGTCGTGGTCCGCGGTGTGGCGCGCGTCGAGGCGGGCCTGCAGCGGCTGGCCGACCGCGACGACCACGCCGCCCAGGAGGCCCGCGGCCGCCTGCAGCACCTGCGCAAGTTCATGGGCGTCGCCGGCGGCGCCGACCAGGCCCTCATCGACATGCGCACCCTCATCGACCCCGAGGCCGCCCTCCTCCTCCGCGTCCTGCTCACCTGA
- a CDS encoding ArsR/SmtB family transcription factor, with product MLRIHFTARDLSRVRVVRLGPLALAQLAAPAMAARDDDHLYGRWRAEARARLTPRAVDTASWLFPYREMQVDLITLAGAEATAEEAAENLLALSQPQLNAELGLARLRGRRPPPWLRQLVAGDHEARQDLVLALQELRHAALAGADGRLGGLVDVEQAEFGRVLLAEGVGAALGRLHPLVRWDPPVLEIPSHGDGDVTLAGGDLLLAPSAFCWPAPHLYVSLDQRTRVLVYPAVRDLRQAAQLWGDPAGPPHAALAALLGRTRAAVLEAVAAGPVSTTVLARRANVSAPSASQHATALRAANLIVSQRSGTSMLHSVTPLGRSMLDGVTVGHDLPLLR from the coding sequence ATGCTGCGGATCCATTTCACCGCGCGGGACCTGTCCCGGGTCCGGGTGGTCCGGCTGGGGCCGCTGGCACTGGCACAGCTGGCCGCACCCGCGATGGCGGCCCGCGACGACGACCACCTGTACGGGCGGTGGCGCGCCGAGGCGAGGGCACGGCTGACCCCGCGGGCGGTGGACACGGCGTCCTGGCTGTTCCCGTACCGGGAGATGCAGGTCGACCTGATCACCCTCGCCGGCGCGGAGGCGACCGCCGAGGAGGCGGCCGAAAACCTGCTCGCCCTGTCGCAGCCGCAGCTGAACGCCGAGCTGGGGCTCGCCCGGTTGCGCGGACGGCGGCCGCCGCCGTGGCTGCGCCAGCTGGTCGCGGGCGACCACGAGGCGCGTCAGGACCTCGTCCTGGCACTGCAGGAGCTGCGGCACGCGGCGTTGGCGGGCGCCGACGGCCGGCTCGGCGGGCTCGTCGACGTCGAGCAGGCCGAGTTCGGTCGGGTGCTGCTGGCCGAGGGGGTGGGGGCGGCGCTGGGCCGGCTGCACCCGCTGGTGCGGTGGGACCCGCCGGTGCTGGAGATCCCGTCGCACGGCGACGGCGACGTCACGTTGGCGGGTGGCGACCTGCTGCTGGCGCCGTCGGCCTTCTGCTGGCCGGCGCCGCACCTGTACGTGTCGCTGGATCAGCGGACCAGGGTGCTGGTCTACCCGGCGGTGCGCGACCTGCGGCAGGCGGCGCAGCTCTGGGGCGACCCGGCGGGCCCGCCGCACGCGGCGCTGGCGGCGCTGCTGGGCCGGACCCGCGCCGCGGTGCTCGAAGCGGTCGCGGCGGGACCGGTGAGCACCACCGTGCTGGCCCGGCGGGCGAACGTGTCCGCGCCGAGCGCGAGCCAGCACGCCACGGCACTGCGCGCCGCGAACCTGATCGTGTCGCAGCGGTCCGGGACGTCGATGCTGCACTCGGTCACACCGCTCGGCAGATCGATGCTCGACGGCGTCACCGTCGGTCACGACCTCCCGCTACTGCGGTGA